From Streptomyces sp. 6-11-2, one genomic window encodes:
- a CDS encoding HlyD family efflux transporter periplasmic adaptor subunit → MQFRQQALAKLQSPEELDLPVRLARPQGWLVLSVTLVAMAAASLWAVTGSVASTVGAPAILTHGQGSYVLQSPVAGQVTAVLAKEGERLPANSPVLTVRTGRGEETLRTVAAGRITTLAATIGQIVSTGADVAAVEKVAHASDPLYATVYVPAENAAAIPAGASVDLTVSSVPAQRYGVLRGHVRTVDRSAQSAQRIAAFLGDGQLGEQFTRKGRPVAVLVRLDTSSATESGLAWSSAGGPPYRLDSMTPAAASIRLADQRPLDWLLP, encoded by the coding sequence GTCGCCGGAAGAACTCGACCTCCCGGTGCGGCTCGCCCGCCCCCAGGGATGGCTCGTCCTGTCCGTCACCCTCGTCGCCATGGCGGCCGCGTCCCTGTGGGCCGTGACCGGATCGGTGGCGTCCACCGTCGGCGCGCCGGCCATCCTCACGCACGGGCAGGGCAGTTACGTCCTGCAGAGCCCGGTCGCCGGACAGGTCACCGCGGTCCTCGCCAAGGAGGGCGAGCGGCTGCCCGCGAACTCGCCCGTGCTCACGGTGCGTACCGGCCGGGGCGAGGAGACCCTGCGCACGGTGGCCGCCGGCCGGATCACCACGCTCGCCGCCACCATCGGCCAGATCGTCTCCACCGGCGCGGACGTCGCGGCCGTGGAGAAGGTCGCCCATGCCTCCGACCCGCTGTACGCGACCGTGTACGTGCCCGCCGAGAACGCCGCCGCCATTCCCGCCGGCGCCTCGGTCGACCTGACCGTCTCCTCGGTGCCCGCCCAGCGCTACGGCGTGCTGCGCGGCCATGTGAGGACGGTGGACCGGTCGGCCCAGTCCGCCCAGCGGATCGCCGCCTTCCTCGGGGACGGCCAGCTGGGCGAGCAGTTCACCCGGAAGGGCCGGCCCGTCGCCGTACTCGTCCGGCTCGACACCTCGTCCGCGACGGAGAGCGGCCTCGCGTGGTCGTCCGCCGGCGGACCGCCGTACCGGCTCGACTCCATGACCCCGGCCGCCGCCTCGATCCGGCTGGCCGACCAGCGTCCCCTCGATTGGCTGCTGCCGTGA
- a CDS encoding NHLP family bacteriocin export ABC transporter peptidase/permease/ATPase subunit, with protein MTTTQETRGRRRAARPARPVPKGRGLTVRTPTVLQMEAVECGAASLAMVLGHYGRHVPLEELRIACGVSRDGSRASNLLKAARGYGLTAKGMQMDTAALAGVKAPAVLFWEFNHYVVYDGMGRRLGRRGVFVNDPGKGRRFVPMEDFDTSYTGVVLVMEPGEDFERGGRKPGVLGALPARMRGTAGTMPAAVLASLLLVVVGAAVPALGRTYIDTYLIGGQTSLLGVLFASMGACVLLTVVLTWLQQANLLHGRVISSTLAGARFLRHLLRLPVTFFAQRSPADLVQRLASNDQVAETLARDLAAAGVDAVVVVLYALLLYTYDPQLTFVGIGVALLNVVAMRVVVRLRATRTAKLRADNARLTNTAYTGLQLIETMKATGGEDGYFRKWAGQHAATLEEQQRLGVPTAWLGMVAPALATLNSALILWIGGMRAVEGHISVGLLVAFQALVTRFTAPLTRLNGVAGRIQDFAADVARLKDVENFQADPLYTRPGGGDSTRRLRGHVELENITFGYSPLDKPLLTGFDLTVGPGRQVALVGGSGSGKSTVSRLISGLYTPWDGVIRIDGQRLEDIPRGALAASVSFVDQDVFLFEGTVRDNVALWDPSIPDDAVVEALRDAALYEVVTRRPGGIHSGVEQDGRNFSGGQRQRLEIARALVRRPSILVLDEVTSALDAETERVVMDNLRRRGCACVVIAHRLSTVRDSDEIVVLQHGTVVERGRHEELVAHGGAYAALVRER; from the coding sequence GTGACCACCACCCAGGAGACCCGCGGCCGCCGGCGCGCCGCCCGGCCCGCACGGCCCGTCCCCAAAGGGCGGGGCCTGACGGTCCGCACGCCCACCGTGCTCCAGATGGAGGCCGTGGAGTGCGGCGCCGCCTCGCTCGCCATGGTCCTCGGCCACTACGGCCGCCATGTCCCGCTGGAGGAGCTGCGCATCGCCTGCGGCGTCTCCCGGGACGGCTCACGGGCGAGCAACCTGCTGAAGGCGGCCCGCGGTTACGGTCTGACGGCCAAGGGCATGCAGATGGACACCGCCGCCCTCGCCGGGGTGAAGGCGCCGGCCGTTCTCTTCTGGGAGTTCAACCACTACGTCGTCTACGACGGCATGGGCCGCCGACTCGGCCGGCGTGGGGTGTTCGTCAACGACCCCGGCAAGGGCCGCCGGTTCGTGCCCATGGAGGACTTCGACACCAGCTACACCGGTGTCGTGCTGGTGATGGAGCCCGGCGAGGACTTCGAGCGGGGCGGCCGCAAACCCGGAGTGCTGGGCGCCCTCCCGGCCCGGATGCGCGGCACCGCGGGGACGATGCCGGCGGCGGTGCTGGCCAGTCTGCTGCTGGTCGTGGTCGGCGCGGCGGTGCCCGCGCTCGGCCGGACCTACATCGACACCTACCTGATCGGCGGCCAGACCTCCCTGCTGGGCGTGCTGTTCGCGTCGATGGGCGCATGCGTGCTGCTCACCGTCGTGCTGACCTGGTTGCAGCAGGCCAACCTGCTGCACGGGCGCGTCATCTCCTCCACGCTCGCCGGCGCCCGCTTCCTGCGGCATCTGCTGCGGCTGCCGGTCACGTTCTTCGCCCAGCGCAGCCCGGCCGACCTGGTGCAGCGGCTGGCCTCCAACGACCAGGTGGCCGAGACCCTCGCCCGCGACCTGGCGGCGGCCGGAGTCGACGCGGTGGTCGTGGTGCTGTACGCGCTGCTGCTCTACACCTACGACCCGCAGCTGACGTTCGTCGGCATCGGCGTGGCCCTGCTGAACGTCGTGGCGATGCGGGTCGTCGTACGGCTGCGCGCCACCCGGACGGCGAAGCTGCGCGCGGACAACGCCCGGTTGACCAACACCGCCTACACCGGGCTCCAGTTGATCGAGACGATGAAGGCGACCGGCGGCGAGGACGGCTACTTCCGCAAGTGGGCCGGGCAGCACGCCGCCACCCTGGAGGAGCAGCAGCGGCTCGGGGTGCCGACCGCCTGGCTGGGCATGGTCGCACCGGCGCTCGCCACCCTCAACAGCGCGCTGATCCTGTGGATCGGCGGAATGCGGGCCGTCGAGGGGCACATCTCGGTCGGACTGCTGGTCGCGTTCCAGGCGCTGGTGACCCGGTTCACCGCGCCACTGACCCGGCTCAACGGCGTCGCGGGCCGCATCCAGGACTTCGCGGCGGACGTGGCCCGGCTCAAGGACGTCGAGAACTTCCAGGCCGACCCCCTGTACACCCGCCCCGGCGGCGGGGACTCCACCCGGCGGCTGCGCGGGCACGTGGAGCTGGAGAACATCACCTTCGGCTACAGCCCGCTGGACAAGCCGCTGCTGACCGGCTTCGACCTGACCGTCGGACCCGGCCGGCAGGTGGCGCTCGTCGGCGGCTCGGGCAGCGGCAAGTCGACGGTCTCCCGCCTGATCTCGGGCCTGTACACGCCCTGGGACGGAGTGATCCGCATCGACGGGCAGCGCCTGGAGGACATCCCGCGCGGGGCGCTGGCGGCCTCCGTGTCCTTCGTCGACCAGGACGTGTTCCTCTTCGAGGGCACGGTCCGCGACAACGTGGCCCTGTGGGACCCGTCGATCCCGGACGACGCCGTGGTGGAGGCGTTGCGCGACGCGGCCCTGTACGAGGTCGTGACGCGCCGCCCCGGCGGCATCCACAGCGGGGTCGAGCAGGACGGCCGCAACTTCTCCGGCGGGCAGCGCCAACGCCTGGAGATCGCCCGCGCGTTGGTGCGCCGGCCCAGCATCCTCGTGCTCGACGAGGTGACCAGCGCCCTGGACGCCGAGACCGAGCGGGTCGTGATGGACAACCTGCGGCGGCGCGGCTGCGCCTGCGTGGTGATCGCGCACCGGCTGTCCACCGTGCGCGACAGCGACGAGATCGTCGTGCTCCAGCACGGCACGGTCGTCGAACGCGGGCGGCACGAGGAACTGGTCGCGCACGGCGGCGCGTACGCGGCGCTGGTCAGGGAGCGGTGA
- a CDS encoding NHLP bacteriocin export ABC transporter permease/ATPase subunit gives MTTAGEPDLVLGALGSLGTPIDCSGFNRLDLAGPQELWLIAAGAVDLFAVDAAEQGHWHHLGRLEAGSLLLGPVAGPRHTLVARPLRDCVVGRIGLRELYQPAGTQTWSYDEYGNPQYVPPQTSPLEYALALGVGRGLSVLFQAPMAEERAAAPTDDDVFWMQVPPGSVQYGSLYGAQAAADLLMDPALWQSMVDQQYRLLTALDRWIEQLERTHETRTAAGIKAGEAVRAQADRTLLASIGRSSAGRPTAADADAGYAACELVARAAGITLAAPPQAGTESDRLDPVERVALASRVRTRAVRLQGRWWRENIGPLVGHRALSGAPVALLWRRGGYVAVHPATGRENPVERANAEEFEPRAVMFYRPLPDRRIGPLGLLRFSLRGTGGDLLSLLSAGLVTVALGALVPIATGKVLGQYVPRAEQGLIVQVCLAVIISSVVAAAFTLLQNLTVLRLEGRIEATLQSAVWDRLLRLPTKFFTERSTGELASAAMGVSAIRRLLAGVGPVVVQSVTVGAMNLALLFWYSASMALAALGMLVVIGAVFLGLGLWQARWQRRLVVLTNKLNNRAFQTLRGLPKLRVAAAENYAYAAWASQFAHSRELQQKVGRIKNLTTVLGAVYLPVCTLLMFMLLAGPARGSMSAAAFLAFNTSVTMLLTSVTQLTGAFVSAVAALPLLEEIRPVLDATPEVRTASTRPGPLSGAIEARRLSFRYTDDGPLVLDDVSFAVRPGEFVAVVGPSGCGKSTLLRLLIGFDRPLSGSVLYDGQDLAALDQSAVRRQCGVVLQHAQPFTGSILDVIRGTEPCTAEEAMAAAELAGLARDIERMPMGLHTLVSGSGAVSGGQRQRLMIAQALVRRPRILFFDEATSALDNDTQRTVIESTRKLNATRVVIAHRLSTVLDADRVVVMEDGKVIQQGPPAELLADTGGRLHELVRRQMA, from the coding sequence ATGACGACAGCGGGCGAACCGGACCTGGTACTGGGCGCGCTCGGCTCCCTGGGTACGCCGATCGACTGCTCGGGCTTCAACCGGCTCGACCTGGCGGGCCCTCAGGAGCTGTGGCTGATCGCGGCGGGCGCGGTGGACCTGTTCGCGGTCGACGCGGCGGAGCAGGGGCACTGGCACCACCTGGGGCGGCTGGAGGCGGGCTCGCTGCTCCTCGGTCCCGTCGCGGGCCCGCGGCACACCCTGGTCGCACGCCCGCTGCGGGACTGCGTGGTGGGCCGCATCGGGCTGCGCGAGCTGTACCAGCCGGCCGGCACCCAGACCTGGTCGTACGACGAGTACGGCAACCCCCAGTACGTTCCGCCGCAGACCAGCCCGCTGGAGTACGCCCTCGCGCTCGGAGTCGGCCGCGGCCTGTCCGTGCTCTTCCAGGCGCCCATGGCCGAGGAGCGGGCGGCGGCGCCCACGGACGACGACGTGTTCTGGATGCAGGTCCCGCCGGGCAGCGTGCAGTACGGGTCGCTGTACGGCGCCCAGGCCGCGGCCGATCTGCTGATGGACCCCGCCCTGTGGCAGAGCATGGTCGATCAGCAGTACCGGCTGCTGACCGCCCTGGACCGCTGGATCGAACAGCTGGAGCGCACTCACGAGACCCGGACGGCGGCCGGTATCAAGGCCGGTGAGGCGGTGCGCGCCCAGGCCGACCGGACGCTGCTGGCGTCCATCGGCCGGTCCTCGGCGGGGCGGCCCACGGCCGCCGACGCCGACGCCGGTTACGCGGCCTGCGAACTGGTCGCCCGGGCCGCCGGGATCACGCTGGCCGCACCGCCCCAGGCCGGCACCGAGAGCGACCGGCTGGACCCGGTGGAGCGGGTCGCCCTGGCCTCCCGGGTGCGCACCAGGGCCGTACGCCTCCAGGGCCGCTGGTGGCGGGAGAACATCGGCCCGCTGGTGGGCCACCGGGCGTTGTCCGGGGCGCCGGTCGCGCTGCTGTGGCGGCGCGGCGGATACGTCGCCGTGCACCCGGCCACCGGGCGGGAGAACCCGGTGGAGAGGGCGAACGCGGAGGAGTTCGAGCCGCGCGCGGTGATGTTCTACCGGCCGCTGCCCGACCGCCGGATCGGCCCGCTCGGGCTGCTGCGGTTCAGTCTGCGCGGTACCGGCGGTGATCTGCTGAGCCTGCTGTCCGCCGGGTTGGTGACGGTCGCCCTCGGGGCGCTGGTGCCCATCGCGACCGGCAAGGTGCTCGGCCAGTACGTGCCCAGGGCCGAGCAGGGCCTGATCGTGCAGGTGTGTCTGGCCGTGATCATCAGCAGTGTGGTGGCGGCGGCCTTCACGCTGCTGCAGAACCTGACCGTGCTGCGGCTGGAGGGGCGTATCGAGGCCACCCTCCAGTCGGCCGTGTGGGACCGGCTGCTGCGGCTGCCGACGAAGTTCTTCACCGAGCGGTCCACCGGCGAACTGGCGAGCGCGGCCATGGGGGTCAGCGCGATCCGCCGGCTGCTGGCGGGGGTCGGCCCGGTGGTCGTCCAGTCGGTGACCGTGGGCGCGATGAACCTTGCGCTGCTGTTCTGGTACAGCGCCTCCATGGCGCTGGCGGCGCTCGGCATGCTCGTGGTGATCGGTGCCGTGTTCCTCGGGCTCGGGCTGTGGCAGGCGCGGTGGCAGCGGCGTCTTGTGGTGCTCACCAACAAGCTGAACAACCGGGCCTTCCAGACGCTGCGCGGACTGCCGAAGCTGCGGGTGGCGGCGGCCGAGAACTACGCGTACGCCGCCTGGGCGTCCCAGTTCGCGCACAGCCGTGAACTTCAGCAGAAGGTGGGCCGGATCAAGAACCTCACCACAGTGCTGGGCGCGGTGTACCTGCCGGTGTGCACGCTGCTGATGTTCATGCTGCTGGCGGGCCCGGCGCGCGGCTCGATGTCGGCGGCGGCCTTCCTGGCCTTCAACACCTCGGTGACGATGCTGCTGACCTCGGTCACCCAGCTGACCGGCGCCTTCGTCTCGGCGGTGGCCGCGCTGCCGCTGCTGGAGGAGATCAGGCCGGTGCTGGACGCCACGCCGGAGGTGCGCACGGCCAGTACCCGGCCGGGGCCGCTGTCCGGGGCGATCGAGGCGCGGCGGCTGTCGTTCCGCTACACCGACGACGGGCCGCTGGTCCTCGACGACGTGTCCTTCGCGGTGCGGCCGGGCGAGTTCGTGGCGGTCGTCGGACCCAGCGGCTGCGGAAAGTCGACGCTGCTGAGGCTGCTGATCGGGTTCGACCGGCCGCTGTCCGGCAGCGTGCTGTACGACGGTCAGGACCTGGCGGCCCTGGACCAGTCGGCCGTGCGCCGGCAGTGCGGTGTCGTGCTCCAGCACGCGCAGCCGTTCACCGGATCGATCCTGGACGTCATCCGCGGCACGGAGCCGTGCACGGCCGAGGAGGCGATGGCGGCGGCCGAACTGGCGGGGCTGGCGCGGGACATCGAGCGGATGCCGATGGGCCTGCACACGCTCGTCTCGGGAAGCGGGGCGGTCTCCGGCGGCCAGCGGCAGCGGCTGATGATCGCCCAGGCCCTGGTGCGCCGGCCGCGGATCCTCTTCTTCGACGAGGCGACCAGCGCGCTGGACAACGACACGCAGCGCACGGTGATCGAGAGCACCCGCAAGCTGAACGCCACCCGCGTCGTCATCGCGCACCGGCTGTCGACGGTGCTGGACGCCGACCGGGTCGTCGTGATGGAGGACGGCAAGGTCATCCAGCAGGGGCCGCCCGCCGAACTGCTCGCGGACACGGGCGGGCGGCTGCACGAACTGGTGCGGCGGCAGATGGCGTGA
- a CDS encoding SRPBCC family protein — translation MPVDLTGTFLRLGDGRPALRFTRTYGHPVDRVWHVVTDPDELARWFPFRAEMDLRPGGTIAFRGETGAEEFTGIVLAVDPPRHLSFAWGGGELHFDLEELDEPDDGHTRFTLTDVLAAEDTAARNGAGWEVCLAALDALARGERFEGPHAGVHAPWKGFYEAYVAAGVPSGAPIPGQD, via the coding sequence ATGCCCGTCGATCTCACCGGCACCTTTCTGCGGCTCGGCGACGGCCGCCCCGCCCTCCGCTTCACCCGCACTTACGGCCACCCCGTGGACCGCGTCTGGCATGTCGTGACCGACCCCGACGAACTCGCGCGGTGGTTCCCGTTCCGCGCCGAGATGGACCTGCGGCCCGGCGGCACCATCGCCTTCCGTGGGGAGACGGGCGCGGAGGAGTTCACCGGCATCGTGCTCGCCGTCGACCCGCCCCGGCACCTGTCCTTCGCGTGGGGCGGCGGCGAACTCCACTTCGACCTCGAGGAACTCGACGAACCCGACGACGGACACACCCGCTTCACCCTCACCGACGTCCTCGCCGCCGAGGACACCGCCGCCCGCAACGGCGCCGGCTGGGAGGTCTGCCTGGCCGCCCTGGACGCCCTGGCGCGCGGCGAACGCTTCGAGGGACCGCACGCCGGGGTCCACGCCCCGTGGAAGGGCTTCTACGAGGCGTACGTCGCCGCCGGAGTCCCCTCCGGAGCCCCCATCCCGGGCCAAGACTGA
- a CDS encoding subtilase-type protease inhibitor: MRNTARWAVTLGLTATAVCGPLTAPALAGPAPAAAGLYAPSALVLTVGHGVGAANAAPERAVTLSCAPTSFGTHPAATEACAELRGANGDFAALTADDRVACTREYNPVVVTAQGVWQGRRVSYERTYANECVKNASMTSVFAF; this comes from the coding sequence ATGCGGAACACCGCGCGCTGGGCAGTGACCCTCGGCCTGACGGCCACCGCCGTCTGCGGGCCCCTCACGGCGCCGGCCCTCGCCGGCCCAGCACCGGCCGCCGCCGGCCTCTACGCCCCCTCGGCCCTGGTACTCACCGTGGGGCACGGCGTCGGCGCGGCGAACGCCGCGCCGGAGCGCGCCGTGACCCTGAGCTGCGCGCCGACGTCCTTCGGCACCCACCCGGCCGCGACCGAGGCGTGCGCGGAACTGCGCGGCGCGAACGGTGACTTCGCCGCGCTGACGGCGGACGACCGGGTGGCGTGCACCAGGGAGTACAACCCCGTGGTGGTCACGGCCCAGGGCGTCTGGCAGGGCAGGCGCGTCTCCTACGAGCGCACCTATGCCAACGAGTGCGTGAAGAACGCTTCAATGACGAGCGTCTTCGCGTTCTGA
- a CDS encoding cytosine permease, producing the protein MSPQQSPQAQPPAPSPATPSLTEVESHGIERIPDADRSARPLDLFRIAFGGANTFSTCVLGAFPILFGLSFWQGLAATVLGVVAGALILCPMAVFGPVNGTNNAVSSSAHLGVHGRVVGSFLSLLTATAFFSISVWSSGDALVGGAHRLFGLPRGTASYAVAYALFAALVLVVCVYGFRFMLFVNKIAVTSASVLFLLGAVAFAGDFDPGYAGVFTASADAATRSMFWPSFIGAALIVLSNPVSFGAFLGDWSRYIPADAPRRRVVGAAFLAQIATLLPFVFGLAAASIIATKAPAYVDPAAPDFVGGLLAISPSWFFLPVCLLALIGGMSTGTTSLYGTGLDFASVVPWLSRVRATVLVGLLAFAFIFIGRFALNLVQSISTFATMIVTCTTPWMVVMMLGFYTRRGWYDPDALQVFNRRQRGGRYWFTHGWNWRGLTAWWVSALIGVLFTNIPGQFVGPLGDVANGVDISLPLSLASAAVLFLALLWLFPEPRAVYGPEGPRLARAVDVPVPPVTGPGAQDGAVVPVPAEAG; encoded by the coding sequence ATGTCCCCGCAGCAGTCACCGCAGGCCCAGCCGCCCGCCCCCTCCCCCGCCACGCCGTCCCTCACCGAGGTCGAGAGCCACGGCATCGAGCGCATCCCCGACGCCGACCGCTCCGCCAGGCCCCTGGACCTGTTCCGCATCGCCTTCGGCGGCGCGAACACCTTCTCCACCTGTGTACTGGGCGCCTTCCCGATCCTGTTCGGCCTCTCCTTCTGGCAGGGCCTGGCGGCCACCGTCCTCGGGGTCGTCGCGGGAGCGCTGATCCTGTGCCCGATGGCGGTGTTCGGCCCCGTCAACGGCACCAACAACGCGGTCTCGTCCTCGGCGCACCTGGGTGTCCACGGCCGCGTGGTCGGCTCGTTCCTGTCGCTGCTGACCGCCACCGCGTTCTTCTCCATCTCGGTGTGGAGCTCCGGCGACGCGCTGGTCGGCGGCGCGCACCGGCTCTTCGGCCTGCCGCGCGGCACCGCCTCGTACGCCGTCGCCTACGCGCTGTTCGCCGCGCTGGTCCTCGTGGTCTGCGTGTACGGCTTCCGCTTCATGCTGTTCGTCAACAAGATCGCGGTGACCTCCGCGAGCGTGCTGTTCCTGCTCGGCGCGGTCGCGTTCGCCGGGGACTTCGACCCGGGGTACGCCGGGGTGTTCACCGCCTCGGCGGACGCGGCCACGCGGTCGATGTTCTGGCCGTCGTTCATCGGCGCGGCCCTGATCGTGCTGTCCAACCCGGTCTCCTTCGGCGCGTTCCTCGGCGACTGGTCGCGCTACATCCCGGCCGACGCCCCGCGCCGCCGGGTGGTCGGCGCCGCGTTCCTGGCGCAGATCGCCACCCTGCTGCCGTTCGTCTTCGGCCTGGCGGCGGCGAGCATCATCGCCACCAAGGCCCCCGCGTACGTGGACCCCGCCGCTCCGGACTTCGTCGGCGGGCTGCTCGCGATCTCGCCGAGCTGGTTCTTCCTGCCGGTGTGCCTGCTCGCGCTGATCGGCGGCATGTCGACCGGCACGACCTCCCTGTACGGCACCGGTCTGGACTTCGCCTCGGTGGTTCCGTGGCTGTCCCGGGTGCGGGCGACCGTGCTGGTCGGACTGCTGGCCTTCGCGTTCATCTTCATCGGACGGTTCGCGCTGAACCTGGTGCAGTCGATCTCGACGTTCGCCACGATGATCGTTACCTGCACCACGCCATGGATGGTCGTGATGATGCTCGGCTTCTACACCCGCCGCGGCTGGTACGACCCGGACGCTCTCCAGGTCTTCAACCGCCGTCAGCGCGGCGGCCGGTACTGGTTCACGCACGGCTGGAACTGGCGCGGCCTGACCGCCTGGTGGGTGTCGGCGCTCATCGGGGTGCTGTTCACCAACATCCCGGGGCAGTTCGTCGGCCCCCTGGGCGACGTGGCGAACGGCGTCGACATCAGCCTGCCGCTGTCGCTGGCGTCGGCCGCGGTGCTGTTCCTGGCGCTGCTGTGGCTGTTCCCCGAGCCCCGGGCGGTCTACGGTCCCGAGGGTCCGCGGCTGGCCCGTGCCGTCGACGTCCCGGTGCCGCCGGTCACCGGACCGGGCGCGCAGGACGGCGCCGTGGTGCCGGTGCCCGCCGAGGCCGGCTGA
- a CDS encoding alpha/beta fold hydrolase: MTHFVLVAGAWLGAWAWDEVVPGLREAGHDVHALTLSGLAEKRDLPAGQRTHVQDIVGHVERHDLRDAVLVGHSYSGIPVGQAAERIGDRLRRVVFVDSNVPLDGKAFVSGIGGDQVRRELDANDGTWPPLPPDDYAGQELTDEQIQRIVTEGTPHPGASLTEPAVLKRPLDELPATYVKCLLDGAEPMPVVAEALKSERWELVEMDTGHWPMFSRPGELARILVESAAAD; encoded by the coding sequence ATGACTCACTTCGTATTGGTGGCCGGCGCGTGGCTGGGTGCTTGGGCGTGGGACGAGGTCGTGCCCGGCCTGCGGGAGGCCGGGCACGACGTCCACGCCCTCACCCTCAGCGGTCTCGCCGAGAAGAGGGACCTGCCGGCCGGGCAGCGGACCCACGTCCAGGACATCGTCGGCCACGTGGAGCGCCACGATCTGCGGGACGCCGTCCTCGTCGGGCACAGCTACTCGGGCATCCCGGTCGGTCAGGCCGCCGAGCGGATCGGCGACAGGCTGCGGCGCGTTGTGTTCGTCGACTCCAACGTGCCACTGGACGGCAAGGCGTTCGTGTCGGGCATCGGCGGCGACCAGGTCCGCCGGGAGCTCGACGCGAACGACGGCACCTGGCCACCCCTCCCTCCGGACGACTACGCCGGCCAGGAGCTGACCGACGAGCAGATCCAGCGCATCGTCACCGAGGGCACGCCGCACCCCGGCGCCTCGCTCACCGAACCGGCCGTGCTGAAGCGTCCGCTGGACGAGCTGCCCGCGACGTACGTCAAGTGCCTTCTGGACGGGGCCGAGCCGATGCCCGTCGTGGCCGAGGCGCTGAAGAGCGAGCGATGGGAGCTGGTGGAGATGGACACCGGCCACTGGCCGATGTTCTCCCGGCCGGGCGAACTGGCCCGGATCCTGGTCGAGTCCGCGGCCGCGGACTGA
- a CDS encoding RICIN domain-containing protein, whose translation MPTPHPSRPPSPPPGGIPGESDESLAARLTGSTDDEVGHCVALLIARHWQPVHDYAVICLASPAPLAAMVASAAFHQVFDRLTLGEPGTALRPRLLLTVRDTVRLWAAEDRVSAALPELHKPAGGRGMRAAATLVPENRRLAQRSFEGLVPAARCLLWHTEVEAEPLGVPAGLLGMDPDTASRTLEEARDKFREGCVRAHRDLAPTDDCRFYNRLLDVPIRRGGALLPDVERHLDDCRYCRDAAVQLGQVENAPGVLLAEAVLGWGARRYVDSRPGRAGHAARTKGSARHGGGRSAGSGRRRLLSRIAAPVRRAPGGPRSSRALRTGLGLVSASLLATVLGVSLWSHGDGTAPAASTGASGTRDTAHGAGSEAPSGGSAAPGTALPSPSTEEARLRNIAAGLCLAVRGEPKAGAATALAECSSAWSQRWTLEDDGLLRSVADPGLCLDSHADAGVVVLGTCAEAGDERGPDVRYDVGARGELLPRWGEGLALTSASPQADADIVVKVGDGTAAQRWAADSASVTPGPLSVAGPGTPSARGAAPPDVTM comes from the coding sequence GTGCCCACCCCCCACCCCTCCCGTCCTCCCAGCCCGCCGCCCGGCGGGATCCCCGGGGAGTCCGACGAATCCCTCGCCGCCCGGCTCACCGGCAGCACGGACGACGAAGTCGGCCACTGCGTCGCCCTGCTGATCGCCCGCCACTGGCAGCCGGTCCACGACTACGCGGTGATCTGCCTCGCCTCCCCGGCGCCCCTCGCGGCCATGGTGGCCTCGGCCGCCTTCCATCAGGTCTTCGACCGGCTGACCCTGGGCGAGCCGGGCACCGCGCTGCGCCCCCGGCTGCTGCTGACCGTGCGGGACACGGTCCGGCTGTGGGCCGCCGAGGACCGCGTGTCCGCCGCCCTGCCCGAGCTGCACAAACCCGCCGGTGGCCGGGGCATGCGGGCCGCCGCGACCCTGGTCCCGGAGAACCGCCGGCTCGCCCAGCGGTCCTTCGAGGGCCTCGTCCCGGCCGCCCGGTGCCTGCTGTGGCACACCGAGGTGGAGGCCGAACCGCTCGGCGTCCCGGCCGGGTTGCTGGGCATGGACCCCGACACCGCCTCCCGCACCCTGGAGGAGGCCAGGGACAAGTTCCGCGAGGGCTGCGTGCGCGCCCACCGCGACCTCGCGCCGACCGACGACTGCCGCTTCTACAACCGGCTGCTCGACGTGCCGATCCGCCGCGGCGGTGCCCTGCTGCCGGACGTCGAGCGGCATCTGGACGACTGCCGCTACTGCCGCGACGCCGCCGTGCAGCTCGGCCAGGTGGAGAACGCACCGGGCGTGCTGCTCGCCGAGGCGGTGCTCGGCTGGGGCGCCCGCCGCTACGTCGACTCCCGCCCGGGCCGCGCCGGGCACGCCGCGCGCACGAAAGGCTCCGCCCGGCACGGCGGGGGACGGTCGGCCGGCTCCGGCCGGCGCCGGCTGCTGTCCCGGATCGCCGCTCCGGTCCGCCGCGCCCCGGGCGGCCCGCGGTCGTCCCGGGCGCTGCGCACCGGTCTCGGCCTCGTCTCCGCCTCCCTGCTCGCGACCGTGCTCGGCGTCAGCCTGTGGTCGCACGGCGACGGCACCGCCCCGGCCGCGTCAACCGGCGCGTCCGGCACGCGGGACACGGCGCACGGTGCCGGGTCCGAGGCCCCGTCCGGCGGTTCCGCGGCACCCGGCACCGCCTTGCCGTCCCCGTCGACCGAGGAGGCCCGGCTGCGCAACATCGCGGCCGGCCTGTGCCTGGCCGTCCGGGGCGAGCCGAAGGCCGGAGCGGCCACCGCACTGGCCGAGTGCTCCTCGGCCTGGAGCCAGCGGTGGACGCTGGAGGACGACGGGCTGCTGCGCAGCGTCGCCGACCCCGGGCTGTGCCTGGACTCGCACGCGGACGCGGGCGTGGTCGTCCTCGGCACCTGCGCGGAGGCCGGTGACGAGCGGGGCCCCGACGTGCGCTACGACGTGGGCGCGCGCGGAGAGTTGCTGCCCCGCTGGGGTGAAGGACTCGCCCTGACCTCCGCCTCGCCGCAGGCGGACGCGGACATCGTCGTCAAGGTCGGCGACGGCACGGCCGCGCAGCGCTGGGCGGCCGACTCCGCTTCGGTGACTCCGGGGCCGCTGTCGGTCGCCGGGCCGGGCACGCCGTCCGCCCGCGGGGCCGCACCGCCGGACGTCACCATGTGA